The window GACTGCGCCACCACGACTGCCACGATGACATCAGTGCGTCCCGCGTCTTCGCTCGGCGCGCCGAACACCAGGCAATCGCGCACCGCGAGGTTCAATCGCAACACCCGCTCAATCACCTCCGGCCCCACTTTGCGGCCGGCCACATTGATCAAGTCGGACGCGCGCCCGCGCAAATAAACGGCGCCGTCCTTCAACTCAGCCAAATCACTGGTCTGAAAACTTCCGTTGCCGAGCGCATCGTCAGAAATTGGCCAATACCTTTCCCCCGCCGCTGCGCTTCGCACAACCAAGCAGCCGCGCGAATTCAATTCCAGTTTCACATTGCGCATCGGCTGGCCAACACACGAATCATCCGTGCGTGGTGTGATGGCGGCATCGTAAGCAATCCCGCCGCACTCGCTCGCGCCATAAAAATTATGCACCTTAACGCCGGTGCTCTTGAAAATTTCCGCCTCAAGATTCATGGGCAACGGTGCGCCCGCGGAAATCGCCAGCCGCACATTCGCCGGCAATGCCTGTGCCTCATGCCACGCGCGCCATAACGCCGGCACTCCCGCCACGGTTAGCGCTATCTCCCCTTCCGCCGCGCGCCGCACCATTTCCGGCAGCGGATGAGACACATGAATCAAGGGAATGCCATGCAACAAGAGCGGCAGCACGAGATTTGAAAACCCGTACGAATGCGCCATCGAAATCACCGCGAGATTTGGCCATTCAACCCGCAATCCCATCGTCGCGATGATGTTCTGAACGTCCGCCTCCAACTGCGCCGCAGTGAACGCCACGCACCGCGACGGCCCCGTCGTCGCTGACGTGAGTTTCAGATGCGCAATATTTGGCGGCGGCGCGGGCACATCCGGGCGCATGGTTCCCGGCTCAAGCGGACAAACAACTTTCCCGTGACGCCAGCCTGCGAGAACATCCATCAGAAATTCTGGAAGCGTCGTGCGCGGAAAAATGATTTTTTCGTCAGACAGCGAAATCGCCTCAGCGGCGGCTCGCAGTTGGGTAAATGTCCAGCGCATGCCGCTGGCGGAATCGCGTATGGCGATTTCCCCCGGACGTTCCGCCACGACGGCGCACCAGCGTTTGTAAAGCATTGTCAGATTGGTAGCGCACGCCTAGTATCAGGCGCAAGTGTCATTTGTCGAATGTCGCAGCCGCACGAAATGTTAACCGCACCAAAGCCCGGCCAATCCGCTGGCGTCACGCCGCCCGCCAACAGCGCCCGCAAATTTATTTTCGAGCGCGATACGTTTGCTTTCGCGAATGAATTGGTCTGGGAATACATGTTCGATGCCACAACCGGCAAGACGACTTTTTCGCCGCGCCAACCCAAACCGGATTACACCCACCGCTGCTTCGTCGTGACGCGCGCCGTGCGGCAATTTTTTAATCACGCCCGCTTCGAGCCCAACCAGCGCGAAGCCAGCGCTGAAATATATCGCAGCCTGATCCGCGAAGTGTTGGCCCGCGAGCCGCGCATATTTTCTTCGCCCGACAGACAAATTATTTTTCCTGGCTATACCGGTTTGCGGAATTTCAGCCACGCGCATGAACATTTGCTCAAAGCGGAATGCGGCGGTGCGTGGCGCTCGTACGTTTTGCGCAGCCATTGGCGGATGGTTTTTCCCATCACGCGAAATCA is drawn from Verrucomicrobiia bacterium and contains these coding sequences:
- a CDS encoding fatty acid--CoA ligase family protein, giving the protein MLYKRWCAVVAERPGEIAIRDSASGMRWTFTQLRAAAEAISLSDEKIIFPRTTLPEFLMDVLAGWRHGKVVCPLEPGTMRPDVPAPPPNIAHLKLTSATTGPSRCVAFTAAQLEADVQNIIATMGLRVEWPNLAVISMAHSYGFSNLVLPLLLHGIPLIHVSHPLPEMVRRAAEGEIALTVAGVPALWRAWHEAQALPANVRLAISAGAPLPMNLEAEIFKSTGVKVHNFYGASECGGIAYDAAITPRTDDSCVGQPMRNVKLELNSRGCLVVRSAAAGERYWPISDDALGNGSFQTSDLAELKDGAVYLRGRASDLINVAGRKVGPEVIERVLRLNLAVRDCLVFGAPSEDAGRTDVIVAVVVAQSNENELKAFLQQNLPAWQVPRKWLFVESLPVNERGKISRAAWRQRYVDGLR